One genomic window of Clostridioides sp. ES-S-0054-01 includes the following:
- a CDS encoding PTS sugar transporter subunit IIB, producing the protein MNILLVCANGASTGVLVEKMKSFCSEHEKLKTKTINIEATSFENLKSYIQANDTDVVLVAPQIRFKEDDIVEACKNHKIAVGLIDTKHYGRMDAPSVMKLAIELYKNR; encoded by the coding sequence ATGAATATTTTATTGGTATGTGCAAATGGAGCTTCAACAGGTGTACTTGTGGAAAAGATGAAAAGTTTTTGTAGTGAGCATGAAAAGCTAAAAACTAAAACTATAAATATAGAAGCAACATCATTTGAGAATCTAAAATCGTACATTCAAGCTAATGATACAGATGTAGTACTTGTAGCACCACAAATTAGGTTCAAGGAAGATGATATAGTTGAAGCTTGTAAAAATCATAAAATAGCAGTTGGTTTAATAGATACTAAACATTATGGTCGTATGGATGCTCCTTCTGTTATGAAGTTGGCAATCGAATTATATAAAAATAGATAA
- a CDS encoding PTS sugar transporter subunit IIC — translation MEALQNNLRKFLLPIAQKIEKQRHLQAIKEGMISITPIIIVGSLSMLFMALNNMLPEGSAKTLLSENMDILLIPNKFTMSLLSIYSAFFIAQALAKKYNLNHVEIGMTAVVAQLVVCGQVVDGTLDTSYLDAQGLFVSILVALLVVDITKFMNDKNLVIRFPKEVPSVVNKSFRNLTPMIVCIMLFTAIAAITKNVLGQPLPAIIMNFLAPAISSVDNVFAVTIILFITQLLWFFGLHGAAITSSIWMPIAATYMAENATLIAAGGDPKYVFTIGFYYGFLQVTGSGITLGLVYLMSRSKCKSLNSMGKVVLLPSLFGINEPVIFGTPIVMNPYMFVPFVFGPVLVGALNFMALKVGLVGLPIAEPPGFLPPGVAAFLMTLDWKAIVLVFASIILMTLIYYPFFKIMEKEELNKSAELTTTLNDDSFDF, via the coding sequence ATGGAAGCACTTCAAAATAATTTGAGAAAATTTCTTCTTCCAATAGCACAAAAGATTGAAAAACAAAGGCATCTTCAAGCTATAAAAGAAGGTATGATAAGCATTACCCCAATAATAATTGTTGGTTCTTTAAGTATGCTATTTATGGCATTAAACAATATGTTACCTGAAGGAAGTGCAAAGACATTATTATCTGAAAATATGGATATATTACTTATTCCTAATAAATTTACTATGAGTTTATTATCTATATATTCAGCGTTTTTTATAGCTCAAGCATTAGCTAAAAAATATAATCTTAATCATGTAGAAATAGGTATGACAGCAGTTGTAGCACAACTTGTTGTATGTGGACAAGTAGTAGATGGTACGTTAGATACAAGTTATTTAGATGCTCAAGGTTTATTTGTAAGTATATTGGTAGCACTTTTAGTAGTTGATATTACTAAATTTATGAATGATAAAAACCTTGTAATTAGATTTCCAAAAGAAGTACCGAGTGTAGTAAATAAAAGTTTTAGAAATTTAACACCGATGATAGTATGTATAATGTTATTTACAGCAATAGCAGCAATAACTAAAAATGTATTAGGTCAACCATTACCAGCTATTATAATGAATTTCTTAGCACCAGCTATAAGCAGTGTAGATAATGTTTTTGCAGTAACTATAATACTATTTATAACTCAATTATTATGGTTTTTTGGTCTTCATGGAGCAGCAATAACTTCAAGTATATGGATGCCAATAGCAGCTACATATATGGCAGAAAATGCGACACTAATAGCAGCAGGAGGAGACCCAAAATATGTGTTTACAATAGGTTTTTATTATGGTTTCTTACAAGTAACTGGTTCAGGAATAACTTTAGGGCTAGTATACCTTATGTCGAGAAGTAAGTGTAAGAGTTTAAATAGTATGGGAAAAGTTGTACTTTTACCATCATTATTTGGAATAAATGAGCCAGTAATATTTGGAACACCAATAGTTATGAACCCATATATGTTTGTACCATTTGTATTTGGACCTGTATTGGTTGGAGCACTTAACTTTATGGCCTTGAAGGTAGGATTAGTAGGCTTACCTATTGCAGAACCACCAGGCTTTTTACCTCCAGGGGTTGCAGCATTTTTAATGACATTAGACTGGAAGGCAATAGTATTAGTATTTGCAAGTATAATACTTATGACCTTGATATATTATCCATTCTTTAAGATAATGGAAAAAGAAGAATTAAATAAAAGTGCAGAATTAACTACAACATTAAATGATGATAGCTTTGATTTTTAA
- a CDS encoding PTS lactose/cellobiose transporter subunit IIA → MIPEIEEKVFSIISEAGDAKSDVMMSLKEIKKGDYNKAKHLLNSASEKIQTASKHHLELLSNAMNSEDSGTDFLVVHSEDHYSNALFAHSLVSELVDIFEMMDPRIDKN, encoded by the coding sequence ATGATACCTGAAATAGAAGAAAAAGTATTTAGTATAATATCAGAAGCGGGGGATGCTAAAAGTGATGTAATGATGTCTCTTAAAGAAATAAAAAAAGGCGACTATAATAAAGCAAAACACCTTTTAAACTCAGCATCAGAGAAAATACAAACGGCATCAAAGCATCATTTAGAATTACTATCAAATGCTATGAATAGTGAGGATAGTGGAACTGATTTTTTAGTTGTACACTCTGAAGACCATTATTCAAATGCATTATTTGCTCACTCTTTAGTATCTGAACTTGTAGATATATTTGAGATGATGGACCCAAGAATTGATAAGAATTAA
- a CDS encoding 6-phospho-alpha-glucosidase, with protein sequence MEKFSVVIAGGGSTYTPEIILMLLDNLERLPLRAIKLYDNDEERQNKVAKACEILIKEKDPNIEYLATTDPKEAYTDVDFCLAHIRVGKLEMRELDEKIPLKHGVVGQETCGPGGIAYGMRSIEGVLENIDYMEKYSPNCWMLNYSNPASIIAEAVRRLRPNSRVINICDMPIGMEHNIARIAGLKSRKHMDIRYFGLNHFGWYTSIRDKKGNELLPKLVEHIKEYGFINGEEGMKNDKKDSWFETNLFTREIVKTDLTTIPSSYLKYYLFPDYVVNHSDVNYTRANEVIDGREKEVFGSCALIEKQGHSNGSGLKIGIHAEFIVDLATALAFNTQERMLLIVQNNGAIENIQDDAMVEIPCIVGKDGYEPLSIGKIPTFQKGLIEQQLAVEKLVVDAWIEKSYHKLWQALMLSKTVPSATVAKELLDDLIEANKNYWPELN encoded by the coding sequence ATGGAGAAGTTTTCAGTAGTAATAGCTGGAGGGGGAAGCACATATACTCCAGAAATCATATTAATGTTGTTAGATAACCTAGAGAGGTTACCGTTAAGAGCGATTAAATTGTATGATAATGATGAAGAAAGACAAAATAAAGTAGCTAAAGCTTGTGAAATACTAATAAAAGAAAAGGACCCTAATATAGAGTATTTAGCAACAACAGACCCTAAAGAAGCTTATACAGATGTAGATTTTTGTTTGGCTCATATAAGAGTTGGAAAGCTTGAAATGAGAGAACTAGATGAAAAAATACCTCTAAAACATGGGGTAGTTGGTCAAGAAACTTGTGGACCAGGTGGAATAGCTTATGGAATGAGGTCTATAGAAGGTGTGCTTGAAAATATAGACTATATGGAAAAGTATTCTCCAAATTGCTGGATGTTAAATTACTCTAATCCAGCATCTATAATAGCAGAAGCTGTTAGAAGATTAAGACCTAATTCTAGAGTAATAAATATTTGTGATATGCCAATAGGTATGGAACATAATATAGCAAGGATTGCAGGACTTAAATCTCGTAAACATATGGATATAAGATACTTTGGATTAAATCACTTTGGTTGGTACACTTCAATTAGAGACAAAAAAGGAAATGAACTTTTACCAAAATTAGTAGAACATATAAAAGAGTATGGATTTATAAATGGTGAAGAAGGAATGAAAAATGACAAGAAGGATAGTTGGTTTGAAACTAATTTATTTACTAGAGAAATAGTAAAGACAGATTTAACTACAATACCAAGTAGTTACTTAAAGTACTATCTATTTCCAGATTATGTTGTAAATCATTCTGATGTAAATTACACTCGTGCTAATGAAGTGATTGATGGAAGAGAAAAAGAAGTTTTTGGCTCATGTGCATTAATAGAAAAGCAAGGTCATTCTAATGGCAGTGGGCTTAAGATAGGAATACATGCAGAGTTTATAGTTGATTTAGCGACAGCTCTAGCTTTTAATACTCAAGAACGTATGTTATTAATAGTTCAAAATAATGGAGCTATAGAAAATATACAAGATGATGCTATGGTTGAGATTCCATGTATAGTTGGAAAAGATGGGTATGAACCATTATCAATAGGTAAAATACCAACATTCCAAAAAGGTTTAATAGAACAACAATTAGCAGTTGAAAAATTAGTAGTTGATGCTTGGATTGAGAAGTCATACCATAAATTATGGCAAGCACTTATGCTATCTAAGACAGTTCCAAGTGCAACGGTTGCAAAAGAATTATTAGATGATTTAATTGAAGCAAATAAAAATTATTGGCCAGAACTTAATTAA
- a CDS encoding protein-ADP-ribose hydrolase — protein MAMKWRDYADDVNLFEGFDKSIKPLTDEQRKKNINTLIAYFSKEVPSKIYNLSNDEIKPRDILRGLLNVYPPKEIAPEILNMLHNLLLIECEERELVDVNDIEEVEDGIAIWRGNITNLKADAIVNAANNKLLGCLQPLHLCVDNEIHSCAGPRLRDDCDKIIKKQGHLEYTGDAKITRGYCLPAKFVVHTVGPIVSGGQPSKEQEKQLLHCYKSCLNTIKEIDEIKNIVFCGISTGVFGYPKKEAANLAVSRVRLWLKENPEKNLKVVFNVFTEEEEEKYRRIFK, from the coding sequence ATGGCTATGAAGTGGAGAGATTATGCTGATGATGTAAATTTATTTGAGGGTTTTGATAAAAGTATCAAGCCTCTAACTGACGAACAAAGAAAGAAAAATATAAACACTTTAATTGCATATTTTTCAAAAGAAGTTCCTTCTAAAATATACAATTTATCGAATGATGAAATTAAGCCTAGAGATATACTTAGAGGACTTTTGAACGTATATCCACCAAAAGAAATTGCTCCAGAGATACTTAATATGTTACATAATTTATTGTTAATTGAATGTGAAGAAAGAGAGTTAGTAGATGTAAATGATATAGAAGAAGTAGAAGATGGTATTGCTATATGGAGAGGAAATATAACAAATTTAAAAGCAGATGCAATAGTAAATGCTGCAAATAATAAGTTATTGGGGTGTCTACAACCACTACATTTATGTGTGGATAATGAGATACATTCATGCGCAGGTCCTAGACTTAGAGATGATTGTGACAAGATAATAAAAAAACAAGGACATTTAGAATATACTGGAGATGCTAAGATAACTAGAGGTTATTGTCTACCTGCAAAGTTTGTAGTACATACTGTTGGACCTATTGTATCTGGTGGTCAACCAAGTAAAGAACAAGAAAAACAACTACTTCATTGTTACAAATCATGTTTAAATACCATAAAAGAAATTGATGAAATAAAAAATATTGTTTTTTGTGGAATTTCTACAGGAGTATTTGGTTATCCAAAAAAAGAAGCAGCTAATCTTGCTGTAAGTAGGGTTAGATTATGGCTAAAAGAAAATCCTGAGAAAAATTTGAAAGTTGTGTTTAATGTGTTTACTGAAGAGGAAGAAGAGAAATATAGAAGAATATTTAAATAG